A stretch of the Planktothricoides raciborskii GIHE-MW2 genome encodes the following:
- the cas3 gene encoding type I-D CRISPR-associated helicase Cas3' produces the protein MCEYYIYLKPVYSGPATETQDFLSGVQLPENWRLSWHQVETIKALRDPNIDVVVNVAMAGDGKSLAAYLDTIYGQSDALGALGLYPTNELARDQYRQLQGYIEKFKPEVCPRVNQLSGPELEIYADNEGLRKSDAIATRTGQSDILLSNPDIFHYLHRGAYLTGNDNPDKLWGRIDLDFDLFIFDEFHIFAAPQVASVLNTMLLIRHTKRQKKFLFLSATPNDELIARLQAANFRCCLINPLAEGKYLFPDNEEQEKALKAEQWRPVTRGINLNFIELKTATSSAAETWLKASGNLILDYFRQYPGSQGAIILNSIASVKRLIPFFKELFASAGLTVEENTGLSGKKQKERLLSCDLVLGTSTIDVGVDFKINLLIFESADAGNFIQRLGRLGRHDGFERFTAYALCPKYLIERLFLGESPALESGGIYDRAFFHEQIREKYRQINDFRGYYRRWGAVQSLKISYQLSNPIIKQQYQGSQQAFAADAQRIFQTKLKSVAGRMREWADEWKQLSGKKGNPIVEDASSFRGSSPLQCGIYDLTEPEEGDRFKTYDLPGILSNLTVEPMTKTAFLRELQATVDRTGQPIAKGRFEPKHCLAFVKLQSYREERLNWKFTYSGDLQPVADAWKVQVLTGVEVWQPDNPWIREINQKLKKQPLVSYVLGRPLAEVRARLRLPMHFQIYPICDRYSIHDSTPPYAIAFGQSALLVDILADWFKGQGGNSWIC, from the coding sequence ATGTGCGAATACTATATTTATCTTAAGCCCGTTTACTCTGGTCCGGCAACGGAAACCCAGGATTTTCTATCTGGGGTGCAACTGCCTGAAAATTGGCGGCTTTCCTGGCATCAGGTAGAAACCATCAAGGCATTGCGCGACCCAAATATTGATGTTGTGGTCAATGTAGCCATGGCTGGGGATGGCAAAAGTTTGGCCGCTTATCTGGATACTATTTACGGACAAAGTGATGCTTTGGGTGCTTTGGGGCTATATCCGACCAATGAATTGGCAAGAGACCAGTATCGACAATTACAAGGATATATCGAGAAGTTTAAACCAGAGGTTTGCCCTCGCGTCAACCAACTCAGTGGCCCAGAGTTGGAAATTTATGCGGACAATGAGGGTTTGCGAAAGTCAGACGCGATCGCCACTCGGACGGGGCAATCAGATATTTTGCTATCTAACCCGGATATTTTCCATTATTTGCATCGCGGGGCTTATTTAACTGGGAATGATAATCCCGATAAGTTGTGGGGACGGATTGATTTAGATTTTGACCTATTTATATTTGATGAGTTTCATATTTTTGCTGCCCCACAAGTTGCCAGTGTTTTAAATACTATGTTGCTGATTCGGCATACCAAGCGGCAGAAAAAGTTTCTCTTTCTTTCCGCAACTCCAAATGATGAGTTAATCGCCCGGTTACAGGCGGCTAATTTTCGCTGCTGTCTGATTAATCCTCTGGCAGAGGGCAAATATCTGTTTCCCGATAATGAGGAACAAGAAAAAGCGTTAAAAGCAGAACAGTGGCGACCTGTGACACGGGGGATTAATTTAAATTTTATTGAGTTAAAAACCGCTACCTCTAGCGCGGCAGAAACTTGGTTAAAAGCATCCGGTAATCTGATTCTAGATTATTTTCGCCAATATCCGGGCAGTCAAGGGGCAATTATTCTTAATTCTATTGCATCAGTGAAGCGGTTAATCCCATTTTTTAAGGAATTATTCGCCTCTGCGGGGTTAACTGTGGAAGAAAATACGGGGTTATCTGGGAAGAAACAAAAAGAGCGATTGCTTTCTTGTGACTTAGTTTTGGGGACGAGTACCATTGATGTGGGGGTAGATTTTAAGATTAATTTACTTATTTTTGAATCCGCTGATGCCGGAAACTTTATTCAGCGGTTGGGTCGGTTGGGTCGCCATGATGGATTTGAAAGGTTTACCGCTTATGCTTTATGCCCAAAATATTTGATTGAAAGACTATTTTTAGGAGAGTCACCAGCCCTAGAAAGCGGGGGAATTTATGACCGGGCTTTTTTCCATGAGCAAATTCGGGAAAAATATCGCCAAATTAATGATTTTCGCGGTTATTATCGTCGCTGGGGGGCAGTGCAATCTCTAAAAATTTCTTACCAGTTAAGTAATCCGATTATTAAACAGCAATATCAGGGCAGTCAACAGGCATTTGCCGCCGATGCCCAGCGCATTTTTCAGACTAAATTAAAGAGTGTAGCGGGTCGGATGCGCGAATGGGCAGACGAGTGGAAACAGCTATCGGGAAAAAAGGGTAATCCTATTGTTGAGGATGCTAGTAGTTTTCGCGGTTCCAGTCCTTTGCAATGTGGGATTTATGATTTAACGGAACCAGAGGAGGGCGATCGCTTTAAAACTTACGATTTACCGGGAATTTTGAGTAATTTAACGGTTGAACCGATGACCAAAACGGCATTTTTGCGGGAGTTGCAAGCAACGGTCGATCGCACCGGACAACCCATTGCCAAAGGTCGGTTTGAACCTAAACATTGTTTGGCCTTTGTGAAATTGCAAAGTTATCGGGAGGAACGCTTAAATTGGAAATTTACCTATTCTGGGGACTTGCAACCAGTGGCAGATGCTTGGAAAGTGCAGGTTTTAACCGGGGTTGAGGTGTGGCAACCGGATAATCCCTGGATCCGCGAGATTAATCAAAAGCTGAAAAAGCAACCTTTGGTCAGTTATGTGTTGGGTCGTCCTTTGGCAGAAGTTCGGGCTCGTTTGCGGTTGCCCATGCATTTTCAGATTTATCCGATATGCGATCGCTATAGTATCCACGACTCCACCCCCCCGTATGCGATCGCCTTTGGTCAGTCCGCGTTGTTGGTGGATATCTTAGCGGACTGGTTCAAGGGTCAAGGGGGTAATTCATGGATTTGTTAG
- a CDS encoding WYL domain-containing protein, which produces MTRKGQSITLSISARDKAKLEELAVELGKTWGDRPNISKLVAAIARRELLVKRNNDWETSRIDALEQAMNALTDNGKILEAQEIARLLLERSELSIPLRRKIENFQNSPPPAWRVTLDRYITRQQPFQLSYQDATGRPWTFTVRHARITLHEKRQHLDCWCEETEGNLDLPELHHNWSLRLDRIPEAGITPIAGKWQPNLDEIEVEMHLFGWFAFSYEGTQSDIETELINPKPPVKRVIRRIYNTYWFIREILSLGSNCLLIAPENLIAKIKKESMNLYQLYNLHNHREHDFED; this is translated from the coding sequence ATGACTCGCAAAGGTCAATCGATCACCTTGTCAATTTCTGCCAGAGATAAAGCCAAATTAGAAGAATTAGCCGTAGAACTAGGGAAAACCTGGGGCGATCGCCCGAATATTTCTAAACTGGTAGCAGCGATCGCCCGTCGCGAACTCCTAGTAAAACGCAATAATGACTGGGAAACCAGCCGCATTGATGCCTTAGAACAAGCCATGAACGCCCTAACGGACAATGGCAAAATATTAGAAGCCCAAGAAATTGCCCGTTTACTATTAGAACGTAGCGAACTTTCTATCCCCTTGCGGCGAAAAATCGAAAATTTTCAAAACTCTCCACCCCCTGCTTGGCGAGTTACTTTAGATCGCTATATTACTCGCCAACAACCCTTTCAACTTTCCTACCAAGATGCCACGGGACGACCCTGGACTTTTACGGTCAGACACGCCCGCATTACCCTCCATGAAAAACGCCAACATCTTGATTGCTGGTGTGAAGAAACAGAGGGCAATTTAGACTTACCAGAATTACATCATAACTGGTCTTTACGCTTAGACCGAATTCCCGAAGCGGGCATTACGCCTATTGCGGGGAAATGGCAGCCGAATTTGGATGAAATTGAGGTAGAAATGCACTTATTTGGCTGGTTTGCTTTTAGCTATGAAGGCACCCAAAGCGATATCGAAACGGAATTAATTAATCCCAAGCCACCAGTTAAACGAGTAATTAGAAGAATCTATAATACTTACTGGTTTATCCGAGAAATTCTTAGTTTAGGCAGCAATTGTTTACTGATTGCTCCAGAAAATTTAATCGCTAAAATAAAAAAAGAAAGCATGAATTTGTATCAATTATATAATCTTCACAATCATCGTGAACATGATTTTGAAGATTAA
- a CDS encoding penicillin-binding protein 2: MRLVLNLFKKTFKYSANYHRHPINRHSQRNRGNAARPRSPHRRQYRQNLANSRVRLFIVWGILLAGMFGLILKLYLLQIVQAADLRTTAQEQQSVKIEPFVPRRKILDRNGNVIALDQPAYRLFAHPGLFQESKTEIAEKLAPILERSPAELSNEFNQKETGILVKDDLTEVEAKKIKQLFLDGLELSQYQRRFYPQEKLFADVLGYVDLEGKGQAGVEYSQEKLLDRSLSRQTLTRSGEAWIADLVPDNFLKLDDLTIELTLDSRLQRAVREALDKKIKETKAKRGTVIVMDAVDGSLLSLVCEPTYDPNHYYKFAPELYKNWAITDLYEPGSTFKPIAVAIALEAGVIKPDSVFYDEGRIYVDGWPISNADYNYSGGRGTIDIKEILKYSSNVGMVHIVSQMRPRAFYQWLKRLGLGETVTVDLPFETPSDIRPDWEFIASPVHPATTAFGQGFALAPIHLARLHAALANGGYLITPHVVQGLYDSQGNAKWTLDLPEPQQIFSADTAASVVKMMESVIHDEDGTGKQAEIANYRIAGKTGTSQKVTADSGGYSNYARITSFVGILPAENPRYVVLAVIDEPEGGFGGTVAAPVVRSVMEALIGIEGIPPATK; the protein is encoded by the coding sequence ATGAGATTAGTATTAAATTTATTCAAAAAAACGTTCAAATACTCCGCAAATTATCACCGCCACCCAATTAATCGCCATTCACAAAGGAATCGGGGCAATGCCGCCCGCCCGCGATCGCCACATCGCCGACAGTATCGGCAAAACTTGGCTAATTCCCGCGTCCGCCTATTTATAGTCTGGGGCATTTTGCTGGCGGGGATGTTCGGTTTAATTCTCAAATTATATTTACTGCAAATCGTGCAAGCAGCGGATTTGCGGACGACAGCCCAGGAGCAACAATCTGTCAAAATTGAACCATTTGTCCCACGGCGAAAAATCTTGGATCGAAATGGCAACGTGATTGCCCTAGATCAACCGGCTTATCGTTTATTTGCTCACCCGGGATTATTTCAAGAATCTAAAACTGAAATTGCCGAAAAATTAGCCCCAATTTTGGAGCGATCGCCTGCCGAATTGTCCAATGAATTTAACCAAAAAGAAACCGGCATTTTAGTTAAAGATGACCTCACAGAAGTGGAGGCAAAGAAAATCAAACAGCTATTTTTAGATGGACTAGAACTTAGTCAATATCAGCGGCGGTTTTATCCCCAAGAAAAACTATTTGCCGATGTCTTGGGCTATGTGGATTTAGAAGGGAAAGGCCAAGCCGGGGTAGAATATAGTCAAGAAAAACTATTAGATCGCTCCTTGTCCCGACAGACCCTCACCCGTTCTGGGGAAGCGTGGATTGCGGATCTCGTCCCCGACAATTTCCTGAAACTGGATGATTTAACGATCGAACTAACCTTAGATAGTCGCCTGCAACGAGCGGTTCGGGAAGCTTTGGACAAAAAAATTAAAGAAACCAAAGCCAAACGGGGGACAGTAATTGTCATGGATGCGGTTGATGGATCTTTGCTCTCTCTCGTGTGCGAACCAACTTACGATCCGAATCATTATTATAAATTTGCTCCAGAATTGTATAAAAACTGGGCAATCACCGATTTATATGAACCGGGATCGACTTTTAAACCAATTGCCGTCGCGATCGCCCTAGAAGCGGGTGTAATTAAACCCGACAGTGTGTTCTACGACGAAGGACGAATCTATGTCGATGGCTGGCCGATTTCCAATGCTGACTATAATTACTCAGGGGGGAGAGGCACGATCGATATTAAAGAAATCTTGAAATATTCCAGTAATGTCGGCATGGTTCATATTGTGTCGCAGATGCGCCCCCGTGCCTTCTACCAGTGGTTAAAACGCTTAGGACTAGGAGAAACCGTCACCGTTGACCTGCCCTTTGAAACCCCCAGCGACATCAGACCGGACTGGGAATTTATCGCCTCCCCGGTTCACCCAGCTACCACCGCCTTTGGTCAAGGGTTTGCCCTAGCGCCCATCCATCTAGCCCGATTACACGCCGCCTTAGCCAACGGGGGCTACTTAATCACCCCCCATGTCGTCCAAGGACTTTACGACAGTCAAGGCAACGCCAAATGGACATTAGACTTGCCCGAACCGCAGCAAATTTTTTCCGCTGATACGGCGGCCAGCGTAGTGAAAATGATGGAAAGTGTCATTCACGACGAAGATGGCACCGGCAAACAAGCGGAAATTGCCAATTATCGCATTGCGGGCAAAACTGGCACCTCACAAAAAGTCACTGCGGATAGTGGGGGTTATTCAAATTACGCTAGAATCACCAGTTTTGTGGGCATTTTGCCAGCGGAAAATCCTCGCTATGTCGTCCTCGCGGTGATCGATGAACCAGAAGGTGGCTTTGGCGGAACCGTAGCCGCCCCAGTGGTGCGATCGGTCATGGAAGCCCTGATCGGCATTGAAGGAATTCCTCCTGCAACAAAATAA
- the hisD gene encoding histidinol dehydrogenase, which produces MLRIITQRTYAVAEIARICERTHDDQVVQKESMVRDVLQTVRHEGDQALLNYTAQFDGLSLNVDSLRVSGSDLDAAYQQVNKDLLDAIRLARQKIEAFHRERTPKSWVQFAEDEVVLGKRYTPVDRAGLYIPGGRAAYPSTVLMNAIPAKVAGVPRIIICTPPGLAQGIAPAVLVAAQEAGVTEIYRVGGAQAIAAMAYGTETIPKVDVITGPGNIYVTLAKKLVYGTVGIDSLAGPSEVLIIADSLANPAHLAADLLAQAEHDPMAAAILITTDEILAKQVAMEVDRQLAEHPRRTLTEKAIAHYGLAIVVESLEIAAELSNQFAPEHLELEVAQPWDLLPHIRHAGAIFLGNSTPEAVGDYLAGPNHTLPTSGAARYASPLGVETFMKSSSLIQYSPQALQKVASAIDLLATAEGLPSHAESVRLRVKKSH; this is translated from the coding sequence ATGCTGCGAATCATTACTCAGCGAACCTACGCAGTCGCAGAAATCGCACGGATCTGCGAACGCACCCACGATGACCAAGTGGTTCAAAAAGAATCAATGGTCAGAGATGTCCTTCAGACCGTGAGGCACGAAGGTGACCAGGCACTCCTAAATTATACTGCTCAGTTTGATGGTCTTTCTTTAAATGTTGACTCCCTGCGAGTAAGCGGATCTGACCTGGATGCTGCTTATCAGCAGGTTAATAAGGACTTACTAGACGCCATTCGCTTGGCTCGGCAAAAAATCGAAGCATTTCATCGCGAGCGTACCCCAAAGTCCTGGGTACAATTTGCCGAAGATGAAGTGGTTCTGGGTAAACGTTACACCCCGGTAGACCGGGCGGGTCTTTATATCCCTGGGGGTCGTGCGGCGTATCCGAGTACAGTGCTGATGAATGCTATTCCAGCCAAAGTGGCTGGGGTGCCAAGAATTATTATTTGTACTCCACCAGGCCTAGCACAAGGGATCGCTCCTGCGGTGTTGGTGGCTGCCCAAGAAGCCGGGGTTACGGAAATCTATCGGGTTGGCGGGGCGCAAGCGATCGCGGCGATGGCTTATGGGACGGAAACCATTCCTAAAGTGGATGTGATTACAGGACCGGGGAATATCTATGTAACGTTGGCGAAAAAGCTAGTCTATGGCACGGTGGGGATCGATTCCTTGGCTGGGCCTTCGGAAGTGCTGATTATTGCAGACAGCCTTGCTAACCCCGCTCATTTGGCCGCCGATTTATTGGCCCAAGCGGAACACGATCCGATGGCAGCGGCGATTTTGATTACGACCGATGAAATTTTGGCCAAACAGGTGGCAATGGAAGTCGATCGCCAGTTGGCAGAACATCCGCGCCGGACTCTAACGGAAAAGGCGATCGCTCATTATGGTTTGGCGATCGTCGTAGAGTCCCTGGAAATTGCCGCTGAACTCTCAAATCAATTTGCTCCAGAACACTTGGAACTCGAAGTGGCTCAACCGTGGGATTTACTGCCCCACATTCGCCATGCGGGGGCAATTTTTCTGGGGAATTCCACCCCGGAAGCGGTGGGAGACTATTTAGCTGGACCAAATCACACCTTACCAACTTCCGGGGCGGCTCGTTATGCTTCCCCCTTGGGGGTGGAAACTTTTATGAAAAGTTCCAGTTTAATTCAGTATAGCCCACAGGCTTTGCAAAAAGTAGCCAGCGCCATTGACCTGCTTGCGACTGCCGAAGGTTTACCTTCTCATGCGGAGTCGGTGAGACTCAGAGTGAAAAAATCACACTGA
- the rpsT gene encoding 30S ribosomal protein S20 produces the protein MANIKSAEKRIQINERNRLRNKSYKSAVKTLIKKCLAQISKYEKNRSPEVRQEVSESISAAYSKIDKAVKTGVIHRNNGARKKSQLARALKKVETLAAA, from the coding sequence GTGGCCAATATTAAGTCTGCTGAAAAACGTATCCAAATCAACGAGCGCAACCGTTTGCGCAACAAATCCTATAAGTCGGCGGTCAAGACCCTGATCAAGAAATGCCTCGCGCAAATCAGCAAGTACGAAAAGAATCGTAGCCCTGAAGTGCGACAAGAAGTCAGTGAGTCGATCAGTGCCGCTTATAGCAAGATTGATAAAGCCGTGAAAACCGGGGTGATTCACCGTAATAATGGCGCTAGAAAAAAATCTCAGCTAGCAAGAGCACTCAAAAAGGTCGAAACTTTGGCGGCTGCATAA
- a CDS encoding TatD family hydrolase: MQLIDTHVHINFDVFQSDIQAVCDRWRSAGVARLIHSCVTPDEFASIQALADRFPELYFAVGLHPLDAHEWQSDTQDRIRYLAASDPKVVAIGEMGLDFYKAQNQDHQKFVFTSQLQIAQELNKPVIIHCRDAALVMAELLRDFWESSGSVRGVMHCWGGTPEETQWFLDLGLYVSISGIVTFKNAHQVQASAKMIACDRLLIETDCPFLAPVPKRGKRNEPAYVRYVAEEVARLRNVTLETLAEQTTKNAEELFGLRSSASQVPDN, encoded by the coding sequence ATGCAATTGATCGATACCCACGTTCACATCAACTTTGATGTGTTCCAATCGGACATTCAGGCAGTGTGCGATCGCTGGCGTTCTGCTGGAGTGGCTCGTCTGATTCATTCATGTGTGACCCCAGATGAATTTGCCAGCATTCAAGCCTTGGCGGATCGCTTTCCCGAATTGTATTTTGCCGTAGGATTACACCCCCTAGACGCTCACGAATGGCAGTCTGACACCCAGGATCGGATTCGCTATTTAGCGGCTTCGGATCCCAAAGTAGTGGCGATCGGTGAAATGGGTCTGGATTTTTACAAAGCTCAGAACCAAGATCATCAAAAATTCGTCTTCACCAGCCAATTACAAATTGCCCAAGAACTAAATAAGCCAGTGATTATTCACTGTCGAGATGCCGCCCTAGTGATGGCAGAGCTATTGCGAGACTTTTGGGAAAGTTCCGGGTCTGTGCGAGGGGTGATGCACTGTTGGGGCGGCACCCCAGAAGAAACCCAATGGTTTTTGGACTTGGGATTGTATGTAAGCATTAGTGGCATTGTCACTTTTAAAAATGCCCATCAGGTGCAAGCCTCGGCAAAGATGATCGCCTGCGATCGCCTCCTGATCGAAACCGATTGTCCTTTTCTGGCTCCAGTTCCCAAACGGGGAAAACGGAATGAACCTGCTTACGTTCGATATGTCGCTGAAGAAGTGGCGAGACTCAGGAATGTTACTTTAGAAACTTTAGCTGAACAAACTACCAAAAATGCAGAAGAATTGTTTGGACTCCGATCGTCGGCGAGTCAAGTTCCCGATAACTGA
- a CDS encoding HNH endonuclease: MLIDWAKLGRPLKQGYCACHTCDVRNCINPEHLFEGTYSENTLDAVKKGRYCKHSQKLSESEIWEIRRQLYMKNSHTELAQMYGVTVARIGQINKLYFPETVVKPKLNKEIADEIRGRLAAGEKGSHLAKAYGVSDRMIRKIKNGEVYK; the protein is encoded by the coding sequence ATGCTCATCGATTGGGCTAAGTTAGGAAGACCACTAAAGCAGGGATACTGCGCCTGTCACACCTGTGATGTCCGTAACTGCATCAATCCTGAGCATCTATTTGAGGGGACTTACTCGGAAAATACCTTAGATGCGGTTAAAAAGGGTCGATATTGCAAGCATAGTCAAAAGTTATCGGAGTCAGAGATTTGGGAAATTAGGCGGCAGTTATATATGAAAAATAGCCATACAGAATTGGCGCAAATGTATGGTGTCACTGTAGCTCGGATTGGCCAAATCAATAAACTTTATTTTCCTGAAACTGTAGTTAAGCCGAAACTTAATAAGGAGATAGCTGATGAAATTAGAGGGCGATTGGCGGCAGGAGAAAAAGGTTCTCATTTGGCTAAGGCTTATGGCGTTAGTGACAGAATGATTCGGAAGATTAAAAACGGTGAGGTTTACAAGTAA
- a CDS encoding DNA-directed RNA polymerase subunit gamma, whose product MPKLEQRFDYVKIGLASPDRIREWGERILPNGQVVGEVTKPETINYRTLKPEMDGLFCERIFGPAKDWECHCGKYKRVRHRGIVCERCGVEVTESRVRRHRMGYIRLAAPVTHVWYLKGIPSYMSILLDMPLRDVEQIVYFNSYVVLSPGNAENLAYKQLLTEDEWMRIEDEMYVEDSDLAGIEVGIGAEAVQRLLQDLNLEQEAESLREEIANSKGQKRAKLIKRLRVIDNFIATGSCPDWMVLEYIPVIPPDLRPMVQLDGGRFATSDLNDLYRRVINRNNRLARLQEILAPEIIIRNEKRMLQEAVDALIDNGRRGRTVVGANNRPLKSLSDIIEGKQGRFRQNLLGKRVDYSGRSVIVVGPKLAIHQCGLPREMAIELFQPFVIHRLIRQGLVNNIKAAKKLIQRGDPTVWDVLEDVITGHPVLLNRAPTLHRLGIQAFEPMLVDGRAIQLHPLVCPAFNADFDGDQMAVHVPLSLEAQAEARLLMLASNNIMSPATGQPIVAPSQDMVLGCYYLTANNPQGQESAGKYFANMDDVEVAYDQKQVSLHTLVWVRVDPEMEMETDKPEEPPEVTQYPDGTVLKLYWMPLEINLLPQLTEAPQQIQHSDGTVEQLTSLSRVITDATGQVIASYIKSRQVREVKGRPASQYILTTPGRIILNQAIARILA is encoded by the coding sequence ATGCCAAAACTAGAGCAACGCTTTGATTATGTAAAAATTGGGTTGGCCTCACCCGATCGCATTCGGGAATGGGGCGAACGCATTTTACCCAATGGCCAAGTAGTCGGAGAAGTCACTAAACCAGAGACTATAAATTACCGCACGCTCAAACCTGAAATGGACGGTTTGTTCTGTGAGCGAATCTTTGGCCCAGCAAAAGATTGGGAATGCCACTGCGGTAAATACAAAAGAGTACGCCACCGGGGAATCGTCTGTGAACGCTGTGGCGTCGAAGTCACCGAATCCCGCGTCCGCCGCCACCGCATGGGCTACATCAGACTAGCCGCCCCCGTCACCCATGTTTGGTATCTCAAAGGCATACCTAGCTATATGTCCATCCTACTGGATATGCCCCTACGAGACGTAGAACAAATCGTCTATTTCAACTCCTACGTCGTCCTCAGTCCGGGGAACGCGGAAAACCTGGCTTATAAGCAACTACTCACAGAAGACGAGTGGATGCGGATTGAAGATGAAATGTATGTGGAAGATTCCGACCTAGCCGGAATCGAAGTAGGCATTGGCGCCGAGGCAGTGCAGCGGTTGTTGCAAGACTTGAACTTGGAGCAAGAAGCCGAATCCTTGCGCGAAGAAATTGCCAACTCCAAAGGCCAAAAACGGGCAAAGCTAATTAAACGCTTGCGGGTAATTGATAACTTTATTGCCACAGGTAGCTGCCCCGATTGGATGGTATTGGAATATATCCCGGTGATTCCTCCAGACCTGCGCCCAATGGTGCAGTTAGACGGGGGTCGCTTTGCCACCAGTGATTTAAATGACTTGTATCGGCGCGTAATTAACCGCAATAATCGCCTCGCCCGGTTGCAGGAGATTTTAGCCCCAGAGATTATCATCCGTAATGAAAAGCGGATGCTCCAAGAAGCCGTCGATGCCCTGATTGATAACGGTCGCCGGGGCCGCACGGTGGTGGGGGCAAATAATCGTCCCCTGAAGTCCCTGTCAGACATTATTGAAGGGAAACAAGGTCGTTTTCGGCAAAATCTCCTGGGAAAACGGGTGGACTATTCTGGCCGTTCGGTGATTGTGGTCGGCCCAAAACTGGCCATTCACCAGTGTGGTTTACCCAGAGAAATGGCGATCGAATTGTTCCAACCCTTTGTAATTCATCGGTTGATTCGCCAAGGACTGGTGAACAATATTAAGGCGGCGAAAAAACTGATTCAACGGGGCGACCCAACGGTCTGGGATGTGCTCGAAGATGTGATTACCGGCCATCCGGTGCTGTTAAACCGTGCCCCGACGTTGCACCGTTTGGGGATTCAAGCCTTTGAGCCGATGCTGGTAGACGGACGAGCGATTCAGTTGCACCCCCTGGTCTGTCCGGCATTTAATGCGGACTTTGATGGCGACCAAATGGCTGTCCATGTCCCCTTGTCCTTGGAAGCTCAAGCCGAAGCCCGTTTGTTGATGCTGGCTAGTAACAATATTATGTCTCCAGCGACAGGTCAGCCGATTGTGGCGCCTTCTCAGGATATGGTGTTGGGCTGTTATTATTTGACGGCAAATAATCCCCAGGGTCAAGAAAGTGCTGGCAAGTATTTTGCCAATATGGATGATGTGGAAGTTGCCTACGACCAGAAACAGGTTTCTTTGCATACTTTGGTCTGGGTGCGCGTTGACCCAGAGATGGAGATGGAAACCGATAAGCCAGAAGAACCACCGGAAGTTACCCAGTATCCAGATGGCACGGTGTTAAAGCTTTATTGGATGCCGTTAGAGATTAATTTGTTGCCTCAGTTGACCGAAGCACCCCAGCAAATACAGCACTCTGATGGCACCGTGGAGCAATTGACCAGTTTGTCCCGGGTAATTACTGATGCTACAGGTCAGGTGATTGCGTCTTATATTAAGTCTCGCCAAGTTCGAGAAGTTAAAGGACGGCCAGCTTCTCAGTATATTTTGACTACCCCTGGGCGGATTATCTTAAATCAGGCGATCGCCCGCATTTTGGCTTAG